The genomic interval CTTTCAGGCCAGTCCCCGCCTCTCTCGCCTTACTGTCGGACGAGGGGCCCTCCTCGCCCCCGACCCGACGCCGCCCGCGCGGGCCCGCACCCGGGCCGGCGCCCCGGCCCGTACGAAGGCGAGGACATCGGATGACCTCAAGTCCACTGCGCGCGCGGCACCTGCCCGACGCGCCCCCGGCGATACGCGGTGCCACGCACCGGCCGCCCTTCGTCCACTTCGGCCCCGGCCCGCTGACGGACGCCCTGGCGCCGGTCCCCGAGGGGGACGTGGCGGGGTTCCTCGCCTCCTGGGACGACCTGCCGGGCGACGCGCACCTGGGTACGGACACGCCCTACCGCTTCCGCCGGTACGGGAAGTTCCGCCTCCGGTCACGGCGGCTGGAGCAACTCCCCCACGCCGCCTTCTTCCAGGACGCGTCGGTGAACCGGGTGAACGGCGGCGTCGAGCGGCTCTTCGCCCCGCTCCACCCGCCCGTGGCGACGGGCGAGCCGCTGCGCCGGATCGTCCTCGCCCTCCGGGACCGGCTGCCCGGCCCGGGCAAGGGCATCGACACCTGCGGCGTCCACCAGATCCGCGTCGTCGCGACCGTCAACGCCGAGGGGCACCCCGCGCCGGAGGGCGTCCACCGGGACGGGCACTGTTACGTGGCGCAGGTGCTGATCCGCCGCCAGGACGTGCGCGGCGCGGAGTCCTGCCTCTACGACCTGGAGCGGCGCCCCGTCCACCGGGCCGTGCTCACCGCGCCCCTGGAGACGATCGTCCTCGACGACCGCCGGGTCCTGCACGGCGTCTCCCCGGTCCGGCCCACCGCGGGAGCCGTGACGGGCCTGCGGGACATGCTGCTGGTCGACTTCTTCGGCGGCCCCTGAGGAGGCGCCGGGGGGGCGGCGAGAGACGCGGCGGATGCGGCCGGAGGACCGCTCAGGATGTGGCCGAGGGCGCGCCCGCGGAAACAGCCGTTCATAAGAACGCAGCAAATACCTTCGCTTTATTGCGGAGACGTGAATCCTGCCTTCGTTTGACAGTTAGTTGTCGGTTTCGCTCATACGATCCCCGGAAAGACGCGGGCGCTGACCCCGTACGGCGCCGCGTCTCGCACCGTCCTGTCTCCTGGAATGAGCCACCGATGACACTCCCCCTCCCCCGCCGACGCGTCCTGGCGGCGACCACCGCCGCCGCCCTCGCCCTGCTGCTGTCGGCCTGCGGCCTGTCGGACTCCGGCGGCGGGAACCAGGTGCGGATCGGTGTCAGCGGTGCGGACGAGGAGTGGGACGTGCTCGCCGAGGAGGCGAAGAAGGAGGGCATCGACGTCAAGATCGTCACCTTCGACGACTACCAGCTGCCCAACAGGGCGCTCGCCGACGGCGACATCGAGCTCAACGCCTTCCAGCACCTCGCCTTCCTCAGCCAGTTCAACGCGCGCAACCACACCGGGATCGTGCCGGTCGCCTCCACCTCGGTGGCGCCGATGGGCCTGTACTCGCTCAAGCACGAGAAGACCGACGAGATCCCCGACGGGGCCCGGATCGCGATCCCCAACGACCCGTCCAACCAGGGCCGGGCGCTGCTGGTGCTCCAGGCCGCCAAGCTGATCGAGCTCAAGGAGAAGGCGGGCATCTACGGCACCCCCGAGGACATCAGCGCCAACCCCAGGCATCTGAAGATCACCCCGGTCGACGCCCAGCAGACCCCGCGCAGCCTCAAGGACACCGCCGCCTCCGTCATCAACGCGGGCGTCGCCGAACTGGCCGGCTACAAGCCGGAGCAGGCGATCTTCCACGACGACCCGGAGAGCGCGGCCGCCCGGCCGTACGTCAACGTCATCGCCGCCGACGGCAAGGACAAGGACTCCGAGAACGTCCGCAAGGTCGTCGAGCTCTACCGCACGAAGAAGGTCCAGGAGGCCGTGGCGAAGTCCGCGCACGGGGCCCGCTATGTCCTCGACATCCCGCGGGCCGAGCTGGAGCGGGAGCTCGACCGGCTGACGAAGCAGGGGAAGGGCTGATCCCGGTGATCGAACTCCGTCACGTCACCAAGACCTTCCCCGCCGGGGGCGGCGACCGCGGCTCCGTGTTCCGGGCGGTGGACGACGTCTCCCTGACCGTCGAGCGGGGCAGCGTCTTCGGCATCGTCGGGCACAGCGGCGCCGGCAAGAGCACCCTGCTGCGCGTCATCAACTACTTGGAGGAGCCCACTTCCGGCAGCGTCCTCGTCGACGGAGAGGACCTCGGCGCGCTCGGCGAGCGGCGGCGGCGCGCCGTCCGGCAGTCGATCGGGATGGTCTTCCAGCAGTTCCACCTCTTCCGCTCCCGCACCGTCCTGGGCAATGTCGCCTACCCGCTCAGGCTGGCCGGGCACCCCCGTCGGGAGGTGCGCGAGCAGGCCGCCGAGGCCCTGCGGTTCGTCGGCCTGGAGGACCACGCGCGCCGCTACCCCGAGCAGCTCTCCGGCGGCCAGCGCCAGCGCGTCGGCATCGCGCGGGCGCTCGCCACCTCCCCGAAGGTCCTGCTGTGCGACGAGGCGACGTCCGCGCTCGACCCGCAGACCACCGGGGAGGTGCTGGACCTGCTCAAGCGGGTCAACGCGGAGCTCGGCGTCACGATCGTTCTGATCACCCATGAGATGGACGTGGTGCGCGGCATCTGCGACCGGGTGGCCGTCATGGCCGACGGCCGGGTGGTGGAGAGCGGCGGCGTCTACGACGTCTTCGCCCGCCCCCGGCACCCCGTCACCCGTTCCTTCGTCCGCTCCGCCCTCCACGACGTGCCGGAGGGCGCGGCCCTGGAGCGGCTGCGCTCCCGGCACACCGGGCGGCTGGTCACCGTGCCCGTCACCCGGGACGGCGCGGACGGGTCCGGCCTGTCGCGGCTGCTGCGCCGGTACGAGCTGGACTTCACGATCGCGCACGCCGGTGTCGGCGAGGTGCAGGACCTCCCGCTGGGCAGCGTGACCCTCGAACTCCGGGGCACGGACGACGCGATCGACGCGTTCCTCGGCGAGCTGGCCGGCGCCCGAGAGGCGGCCGTGGCATGAGCGTCGACTGGAACGAGTTCTGGGTAAAGGTCGTCGACGCCACCGGCGAGACCGTCTACATGGTGCTGATCACGCTGGCGCTGTCGGCGGTGCTGGGCATGGCCGTCGGCCTCGCCCTCTACGCCACCCGCAAGGGCGGCGTCCTGCCCAACCGCGTGGTGTTCGCGGTGCTCAACGTGCTGATCAACGTCATCCGGCCGGTCCCGTTCATCATCGCGATCGTCGCCCTGTCACCGGTGACGCGGAGCGTGGTGGGCACGATGATCGGCACCGAGGCGGCGATCTTCCCCATGGTGGTGGTCGCGACCTTCGGCGTCGCCCGGATCGTGGAGACGAATCTCCTCGCCGTGGACACCGGTGTCATCGAGGCGGCCCGGTCGATGGGCGCGAGCCCGCTGCGCATCGTGCTGACCGTGCTGGTCCCGGAGGCGCTCGGGCCGCTGGTCCTCGGCTTCACCTTCATGCTCGTCGCCCTGATCGACTTCTCGGCGGTGGCCGGGACCGTCGGCGGCGGCGGGGTGGGCAACCTCGCGATGACGTACGGCTATCTGCGTTTCGACACCTCGGTGATGGTGGTGACCGTGGCGGTGCTGATCGTCCTCGTGCAGATCGCCCAGCTGCTGGGGAACCTGCTGGCCCGCAAGATCCTGCGCCGGTGACGGCGGCCGGTCCGGGCGCCCCCGCGCCCGGACCGGCCCACCGGAACCACGCGGCGCACGCGGCCAAGTCCGTTCCCGCGAATGGGGAACAGATCATCGAGTTCCGTGAACGTGACCGTATTCTCGACTCCGACGCGTTCCACGTCCCCATCCGCAGCCGACCGCTGGAGGTCAGCCGGTGACGGCCACTCCCCCGTCCGTAGAACTCCTCGGCGCGCGGACCACCGAGCCCCGCGTCTCGTACGCCACGTTCTTCCTGCGCGGCCTGGAGGACGGCGCCGATCCGCAGGCGGCCGTCACCACCGCCCCCAGACGCTGGGCGGTGCTCGCCGGGCCGGGCGGTGTGCTCTTCCGGTGCGCCACCACGGACTTCCACCCGCATGTGCGGCTGGAGAGCTGGTCCGGCGAACCGCCGGCACCGCCGGGCGGCTGGGACACCCTGGACACGGTGGAGTTCGAGCTGTTCCGGCACGGGAAGGTGCGGCTCAACGAGTGGGACGGTGGTCCGTCCGGCGAGCCGGTCGACCTCGGCGGGCCGGGCGTCTACCGGCTGCGCGCGGCGAGCCTGGGCCGCGCCGCGG from Streptomyces albireticuli carries:
- a CDS encoding MetQ/NlpA family ABC transporter substrate-binding protein, encoding MTLPLPRRRVLAATTAAALALLLSACGLSDSGGGNQVRIGVSGADEEWDVLAEEAKKEGIDVKIVTFDDYQLPNRALADGDIELNAFQHLAFLSQFNARNHTGIVPVASTSVAPMGLYSLKHEKTDEIPDGARIAIPNDPSNQGRALLVLQAAKLIELKEKAGIYGTPEDISANPRHLKITPVDAQQTPRSLKDTAASVINAGVAELAGYKPEQAIFHDDPESAAARPYVNVIAADGKDKDSENVRKVVELYRTKKVQEAVAKSAHGARYVLDIPRAELERELDRLTKQGKG
- a CDS encoding methionine ABC transporter permease, which gives rise to MSVDWNEFWVKVVDATGETVYMVLITLALSAVLGMAVGLALYATRKGGVLPNRVVFAVLNVLINVIRPVPFIIAIVALSPVTRSVVGTMIGTEAAIFPMVVVATFGVARIVETNLLAVDTGVIEAARSMGASPLRIVLTVLVPEALGPLVLGFTFMLVALIDFSAVAGTVGGGGVGNLAMTYGYLRFDTSVMVVTVAVLIVLVQIAQLLGNLLARKILRR
- a CDS encoding methionine ABC transporter ATP-binding protein gives rise to the protein MIELRHVTKTFPAGGGDRGSVFRAVDDVSLTVERGSVFGIVGHSGAGKSTLLRVINYLEEPTSGSVLVDGEDLGALGERRRRAVRQSIGMVFQQFHLFRSRTVLGNVAYPLRLAGHPRREVREQAAEALRFVGLEDHARRYPEQLSGGQRQRVGIARALATSPKVLLCDEATSALDPQTTGEVLDLLKRVNAELGVTIVLITHEMDVVRGICDRVAVMADGRVVESGGVYDVFARPRHPVTRSFVRSALHDVPEGAALERLRSRHTGRLVTVPVTRDGADGSGLSRLLRRYELDFTIAHAGVGEVQDLPLGSVTLELRGTDDAIDAFLGELAGAREAAVA
- a CDS encoding 2OG-Fe dioxygenase family protein encodes the protein MTSSPLRARHLPDAPPAIRGATHRPPFVHFGPGPLTDALAPVPEGDVAGFLASWDDLPGDAHLGTDTPYRFRRYGKFRLRSRRLEQLPHAAFFQDASVNRVNGGVERLFAPLHPPVATGEPLRRIVLALRDRLPGPGKGIDTCGVHQIRVVATVNAEGHPAPEGVHRDGHCYVAQVLIRRQDVRGAESCLYDLERRPVHRAVLTAPLETIVLDDRRVLHGVSPVRPTAGAVTGLRDMLLVDFFGGP